Proteins encoded by one window of Rhea pennata isolate bPtePen1 chromosome 11, bPtePen1.pri, whole genome shotgun sequence:
- the SPRY3 gene encoding protein sprouty homolog 3: MQLSSSAAELSCDETMDLPAEDFQQVLSIDQIRSIRASNNYVERPAVCFQQAHSNPSLSQPPHKQEWSQDRLLSSTFQDLHRSHSQQHQMPPLQQHMSHSSTASSVSQSTTASDQRLLSSLTPSHSGHSLVRTQPRAGELKPEESPLKGVVEKPTLHTGHLFICEECGRCKCARCTAARSLPSCWLCNQRCLCSPESLLDYGTCLCCVKGLFYHCSTDDEDTCADDPCSCGQGSCCARWAAMSFLSLLMPCLCCYFPTLGCLKLCQRGYDGLKRPGCRCQNHTNTVCRKISSSSGTPFPKTLDKPV, from the coding sequence ATGCAGCTCTCCTCCAGTGCGGCTGAACTCAGTTGTGACGAGACAATGGACCTGCCTGCTGAGGACTTCCAACAGGTCCTGTCCATTGACCAAATCCGCTCCATACGTGCCAGCAACAACTACGTGGAGAGACCGGCTGTTTGCTTCCAGCAAGCTCACTCCAATCCATCCCTGTCACAGCCACCACACAAACAAGAGTGGTCTCAGGACCGCCTGCTGTCTTCCACCTTCCAGGACCTGCACCGCAGCCACAGCCAACAGCACCAGATGCCACCTTTGCAGCAACACATGAGCCattccagcacagccagctctGTGTCCCAAAGCACTACAGCCTCAGACCAGCGGCTCCTGAGCAGCCTCACGCCTTCACACTCTGGACACTCCCTTGTCCGGACACAGCCCAGAGCTGGTGAGCTGAAGCCAGAGGAATCGCCGCTGAAGGGGGTGGTGGAGAAGCCAACTCTCCACACTGGGCACCTCTTCATTTGTGAGGAGTGTGGGAGGTGCAAATGTGCCCGCTGCACagctgcccgcagcctaccctcctgctggctttgcaaCCAGCGCtgcctctgctccccagagagcCTCCTCGACTACGGGACTTGCCTTTGCTGTGTCAAGGGTCTCTTCTACCACTGCTCCACTGATGATGAGGATACCTGTGCTGATGACCCCTGCTCCTGTGGGCAGGGATCCTGCTGTGCCCGCTGGGCTGCCATGagcttcctctctctcctcatgccctgcctctgctgctACTTTCCTACTCTGGGGTGCCTCAAACTTTGCCAGAGGGGTTATGATGGCCTGAAACGACCTGGCTGCCGCTGCCAGAACCACACTAATACGGTctgcagaaaaatctcttcctccAGTGGCACACCCTTTCCCAAGACATTGGATAAGCCGGTATGA